In Hyphomicrobiales bacterium, the sequence CGGATTCGGCGGCTGCGTACCGAGACCGAGATAGGACAGCCCCGCCTCTGCCAGCACCGCCAACGCGAACTGGATCGTCGCCTGCACCACCAATATGCCGGCGATATTGGGCAGGACATGGCGCAGCGTGATCTGCCGGTTGTTCAGCCCGGAGGAACGCGCCGCCTGGATGAAGTCCTGCGCCCAGACCTGCAAGGCCGCCCCGCGCGACAGCCGCGCGAAATAGGGCAGGTTCAGCACGCCGATGGCGACGACGGCATTGAGCATGCCCGGCCCGGCGATGGCGGTCATCATGATCGCGGTCAGCACCGCCGGGAAGGCATGGGTGAAATCGGCCGTGCGCATGATGATGTTGTCGAGGATGCCGTCGCGCCGGACCGAAGCGGCCAGCCCCAACGTCGTTCCCAGCACCATGCCGATCCCGACCGCCCCCAGGCCAACCGCCAGCGAATTGCGCGCG encodes:
- the gsiD gene encoding glutathione ABC transporter membrane subunit GsiD, with the translated sequence MSAVQEKAPGGKRHWWLAPSFVIGAVLAALVIAAALVSYVWTPYPPTQMAILNRLKGPSAANWFGTDQFGRDVFSMIMVGARNSLAVGLGAVGIGMVLGTTLGLAASVRRDGILDNIIMRTADFTHAFPAVLTAIMMTAIAGPGMLNAVVAIGVLNLPYFARLSRGAALQVWAQDFIQAARSSGLNNRQITLRHVLPNIAGILVVQATIQFALAVLAEAGLSYLGLGTQPPNPSWGRMLNEAQTFMAAQPWLAIFPGAAIALTVLGFNLLGDGLRDAVDPRLRRSR